Within Cnuibacter physcomitrellae, the genomic segment GCTCCAACGACAAGAAGCGCGCCCGAATCAACGCGATGAAGTACTGGCTGAGCCGGTTCGACTACGACGAGAAGGACGCCTCGGTCGTGGGCAAGCCCGATCCGCTCATCGTCATGCGCGGCAAGGCCGAGGACTTCGGCGAGTAGCTTCGCGCTTGCTCCTCCGCGCACGCCGCTGTGCAGGATGCGCGCGGATCGCCGGGCGAGGCCGTCGGCGATGCGCCGTCACGTACAGTGGCAGGTCACGACCCACTGCTCAGCTCGGGAGCTGCCATGGCGCATGTCACGATGACGGCGAGGACGCCCGACCGGGCGTGCGAGGTCGCCGGCCGCGTGTTCCATGCGCACCGGCTCGAGCCGAGGGTGGGCAGCGGGTTCACGTTCTCGCTCACCAGCGACACCGTCGGGCCGATCACGGTGGGGGAGCTCACCTACGGTGCCGGCGTCGCCATCCGCACGGCCGAGTACCGCACGGCGTACCAGGTCAACCACGCCCTGGAGGGGACGCTGCGCACGTCCTCCGGCTCGGAGCGGCGGGAGATCACGGAGCGCTGGGCGGCGGTCTACCGCCCCGACCGGCCCACCGCGATCGCGGGCTGGGAACGCCCCGCCACGATGCTCGCGGTGAAGATCCTCAGGGATCCGCTCGAGCGCTTCGTCGAGAGCTACACGGGCGAGCCGCGGGGTGGTGAGGCCCTCCCGCTCACGATGTCCCTCGACACCACTTCGCCGGAGGGTCGAGCCTGGCGCGAGTCGCTCCGGCGTCTGCGCTCCGCGGCGCGGGCGGGGATCGCCGACGGGCCGGTGCTCCGTTCGATCCTCGTCGACGACTGCCTCACGGCGCTCACCCTCGCCGCCCTGCCCGGCCGCCGCGGCAGGACGACGGGCGCCGACACGGCGCTGGAGGCAGGCTCGGCGGCGGGTCGATCGGCGTACTCGCTGGCCGTGGAGCTGATGCACGCCGCGGCCGCGGAGCCCCTGACCCTGCCGCTGCTCGCCGCGCACGCCGGAGTGTCGGGCCGGGCGCTGCAGCTGGCCTTCCAGCAGCACGTGCGCACCACGCCGATGCGGTACCTCCGCCAGGTGCGGCTCGACCTGGCTCGTCGAGAGCTGCGCCGAGCCGGTGCCGACGACTCCGTGGGTGACATCGCCCGCCGAGCGGGCTTCGGGCACACCGGTCGCTTCGCCGCCGAGTACGCGTCCCGGTTCGGCGAGCACCCGTCGGACACGCTCCGTCGCGGGTGCCGCTCCGCGAACTGATCCGAATTGCGAAACCGCCTTCTGGCGTCGCTTCCCGCGTTCCTACTCTGACCCCGTCGGCGACATCGAGGTCGCCGGAACGACGAAGGAGTCAGCATGACGATCATCGAACCCGCTGCCGGCCCGGTCCTGCCGCCCGATGTCGACGAGAGGACGTTCCGCGCCGCGATCGCCGCCTTCGGCGACGCGATCGGCGACGAGAACGTCCACGTCGACGACGAGCACGTCCGGCCCTACGACGACCGCTTCCCGGTGACGGACGGCGACGAGTTCCGCCCCAGCGCCGTGCTGTGGCCCGGGAGCACGGAGGACGTGCAGGCGATCGTGCGGATCGCGAACGAGCACCTCATCCCGCTGCACGCGTTCTCCACCGGCATGAACCTCGGTTACGGCGGATCCGCGCCCCGCGTCGCGGGCAGCGTGCTGCTGCACCTCGGCAAGCGGATGAACCGTGTGCTCGAGATCGACGAGCGCCTCGCCTACGCCGTGGTCGAGCCCGGGGTGGACTACGCCTCGCTCTACCGGGCCGTGCAGGACAGCGGCGCGAAGCTCATGATCGACCCCACCGAGCTCGACTGGGGCAGCCCGCTCGGCAACACGCTCGACCACGGCGTCGGCTACACCCCGTACGCCGCCCACGCGATGTGGCGGTGCGGGATGGAGGTCGTGCTGGCCGACGGCTCGGTGCTGCGCACCGGCATGGGCGGCATGCCGAACTCGGATGCCTGGCATCTGTACCAGGGCGGCCTCGGCCCGTCGGTCGAGGGGCTGTTCGAGCAGTCGAACTACGGCATCTGCACCAGGATGGGCATCCAGCTGATGCCGGCCCCACCCGAGTCGCTCTCCTTCGTGATCTCGTTCGAGAACGAGGAGGACCTCGCCGCGATCATGGACACCACGCTGCCGCTGCGCATCGGGATGGCGCCCCTCCAGGCCGCGCCCATCGTCCGCAACGTGACCTTCGACGCGGCCTGCGTGTCGACGCGCGACCACTGGTACGACGGCGAGGGTCCGCTGCCCCGGGAGGCGTACCAGGCCATGATGACCGAGCTCGACCTCGGCTACTGGAACGTCTACGGCACCTGCTACGGCCCGCGCTGGCTCATCGACCGGTACATCGAGATGATCCGGGACGCCTATCTCGCCATCCCCGGCGCCCGCTTCGACACGACCGAGACGGTCACGCCGGGAACCCCTCGCGCCGAGCTCCTCGCCGCCAGGGATCAGCTGAACAACGGCATCCCCAACCGGCACTCGTCGGCGGTGTTCGACTGGTTCCCGAACGCCGGGCACTTCTTCTACGCGCCCGTCTCCTCGCCGAGCGGAGAGGACGCGGCCGCGCAGTTCGCCGACACCAAGCGCATCAGCGACAGCTACGAGATCGACTACCTGGCGCAGTTCATCATCGGACTCCGGGAGATGCATCACATCTGCCTCCCCCTCTTCGACACCGCGGATCCCGACAGCCGGGCGAGGACGCTCGAGATGACACGCGAGCTCATCCGGGCAGGGGCGGAGCGCGGGTACGGGATCTACCGGGCGCACAACGTGCTCGCCGACCAGGTGGCCGACACCTACAGCTTCGGCGACCACGCGCAGCGCAGGTTCAACGAGCGGATCAAGGACGCTCTCGACCCGAACGGCATCCTGAACCCCGGCAAGTCGGGCATCTGGCCGGCGCGCCTGCGCGGCCGAGGACTCTGACCGCGAGGGAGGAGGAGAGAGGACCAGCGCACGATGACAGGGTCCGCTTGTGCACACGCGCATCGGACTTGTCGAGGCGACGGCATCGCGGACGGGACCGTATCGCGATGCCGTCGCCCGTTCCTACAGTGGGACCGAGTCGTGGAGGAGGCTTCACGACGAGACAGCAAGGAGGCTGCAGTGACATCCGTGGGAATCGTCGGTGCGGGTACCGCAGGGCTGCATCTGGGGCTGCAGCTCCGGCAGGCGGGAATCCCGGTCACCATCTACACCAACCGCACGGCCGAGCAGGTGGGCGCCGGCCGGCTGCCGAACAGCGTCGCCCACCACGCGGTCACGATCGAGCGCGAGCAGCGCCTCGGCGTCGACCACTGGCCGGTCGAGGAGTACGGCTACGACTCGCACCACCACTACTTCGGGCTGCCGGAGCCCATCGTGTTCCGCGGCGACTTCCCGCGCCGCTCGCGCGCGATCGACTACCGGATCTACCAGCCGAGCCTCATGGCCGACTTCGAGGATCGCGGCGGCGTCATCGAGATCCGCGACGTCGACGTCCCCGACCTCGAGGGCCTCAGCGAGAAGCACGATCTCCTCACCGTGGCCTCGGGCAAGTTCACCCTCGGGCAGTTCTTCGGTCCGGCGGAGGGGCGCCAGCCGTTGCCCGGCCCGCTCCGTCGTCTCCAGGTCGGGCTGTGGCGCGGGATCGCGCCGAACGACCCGAAGGGCGTGTCGATCGCGGCCTCGCCCGGTCACGGCGATCTGCTGGAGATCCCGATCTACTCCTTCGCCGGCCACGTCACGGCGCTGCTGTTCGAGAACGTGCCGGGAGGCGCGCTCGAGAAGCTGGTCGACGTCAAGCACGACGACGACCCCGCGGCCTTCCGGCAGATGGTCCTCGACGTGCTGCGCGAGCACTATCCGCTCACCTTCGCCCGGGTCGACGAGGCCGAGTTCGAGCTCACCAGCCCGAACGACCTGCTCCAGGGGCAGTTCACGCCCACGCTCCGTGGCGACTACGGGCAGCTCGACAACGGGCGGTACGTCCTCGCGGTCGGCGACATCCACTCGACGCTCGACCCGATCGTCGGACAGGGCGCCAACTCGGCCAGCTACTCGGCTCAGGTCGTGGGAGACACCGTGCTCGAGGATCAGACGTTCGACCTGAGGTTCATGCGCAAGGTCGCCGAGCGTCGCCGCAACCGCGTCGAGGCGGCGTTCGACTGGAGCAACCTCATGGCGGGCCCCCCGCCCGGGCACCTGCTCCAGCTCGTCGGGGCGATGTCGCAGGACCAGGATCTCCGGAACGAGTTCACCTGGAACTTCAACTTCCCCGACCGGCAGTGGGACATCCTCGCCACCCCCGAGCGCACCGCCGCGGCCATCGCGCGCTCGGCAGCGCACGCCGCTGCGAACGCCGCGGAGAACGGAGAGCCGATCCATGCATAGGCTGATGGTCCTCTACCCCGAGCCGGTGAGCCGCGAGGCCTTCACCGAGTACTACGAGTCGACGCACCTGCCCCTCGCGCGTGCTCTGCCCGGGATGCTCGCCTGCCGCTACAGCCTCGCCGTCGCGGGCCAGGATGCGCCCTACT encodes:
- a CDS encoding styrene monooxygenase/indole monooxygenase family protein translates to MTSVGIVGAGTAGLHLGLQLRQAGIPVTIYTNRTAEQVGAGRLPNSVAHHAVTIEREQRLGVDHWPVEEYGYDSHHHYFGLPEPIVFRGDFPRRSRAIDYRIYQPSLMADFEDRGGVIEIRDVDVPDLEGLSEKHDLLTVASGKFTLGQFFGPAEGRQPLPGPLRRLQVGLWRGIAPNDPKGVSIAASPGHGDLLEIPIYSFAGHVTALLFENVPGGALEKLVDVKHDDDPAAFRQMVLDVLREHYPLTFARVDEAEFELTSPNDLLQGQFTPTLRGDYGQLDNGRYVLAVGDIHSTLDPIVGQGANSASYSAQVVGDTVLEDQTFDLRFMRKVAERRRNRVEAAFDWSNLMAGPPPGHLLQLVGAMSQDQDLRNEFTWNFNFPDRQWDILATPERTAAAIARSAAHAAANAAENGEPIHA
- a CDS encoding AraC family transcriptional regulator, yielding MTARTPDRACEVAGRVFHAHRLEPRVGSGFTFSLTSDTVGPITVGELTYGAGVAIRTAEYRTAYQVNHALEGTLRTSSGSERREITERWAAVYRPDRPTAIAGWERPATMLAVKILRDPLERFVESYTGEPRGGEALPLTMSLDTTSPEGRAWRESLRRLRSAARAGIADGPVLRSILVDDCLTALTLAALPGRRGRTTGADTALEAGSAAGRSAYSLAVELMHAAAAEPLTLPLLAAHAGVSGRALQLAFQQHVRTTPMRYLRQVRLDLARRELRRAGADDSVGDIARRAGFGHTGRFAAEYASRFGEHPSDTLRRGCRSAN
- a CDS encoding FAD-binding oxidoreductase, encoding MTIIEPAAGPVLPPDVDERTFRAAIAAFGDAIGDENVHVDDEHVRPYDDRFPVTDGDEFRPSAVLWPGSTEDVQAIVRIANEHLIPLHAFSTGMNLGYGGSAPRVAGSVLLHLGKRMNRVLEIDERLAYAVVEPGVDYASLYRAVQDSGAKLMIDPTELDWGSPLGNTLDHGVGYTPYAAHAMWRCGMEVVLADGSVLRTGMGGMPNSDAWHLYQGGLGPSVEGLFEQSNYGICTRMGIQLMPAPPESLSFVISFENEEDLAAIMDTTLPLRIGMAPLQAAPIVRNVTFDAACVSTRDHWYDGEGPLPREAYQAMMTELDLGYWNVYGTCYGPRWLIDRYIEMIRDAYLAIPGARFDTTETVTPGTPRAELLAARDQLNNGIPNRHSSAVFDWFPNAGHFFYAPVSSPSGEDAAAQFADTKRISDSYEIDYLAQFIIGLREMHHICLPLFDTADPDSRARTLEMTRELIRAGAERGYGIYRAHNVLADQVADTYSFGDHAQRRFNERIKDALDPNGILNPGKSGIWPARLRGRGL